A window from Fragaria vesca subsp. vesca linkage group LG5, FraVesHawaii_1.0, whole genome shotgun sequence encodes these proteins:
- the LOC101305171 gene encoding potassium transporter 5-like has translation MAEKVESMREPAETELTEGEELEKKNEQMKERKVSWAKLRRVDSLNLEAGRVTMSHHHGSQVNWRRTLSLAFQSIGIVYGDIGTSPLYVYSSTFTDGIDHTDDIIGVLSLIIYTIALLPMLKYVFIVLFANDNGDGGTFALYSLICRYAKVSLIPNNQPEDRQLSNYKLDLPSNELKRAQTIKKKLENSKMAQYILFIVTIMGTSMVIGDGVLTPSISVLSAVSGIDSLGKNAVVGVSVLILVALFSVQRFGTDKVGFAFAPIITVWFLFISGIGLYNLFVHDIGVLRAFNPMYMVQYFQRNGKKGWVSLGGIFLCITGTEAMFADLGHFNVKAIQVSFSCVTFPALITAYCGQAAYLRKFPHEVEKTFYSSIPDPLYWPTFVVAVAAAIIASQAMISGAFAIISQSLSLGCFPRVKVVHTSANYEGQVYIPEVNYMLMIACVVVTAAFQTTEKIGNAYGIAVVSVMVITTGLLTLIMLVIWKTSIWLIALFLVGFLSIEVIYLSSVLYKFVQGGFLPLVFSSFLMAIMAIWHYVHKKRYMFELNNKVSSEYMRQLASNPNINRVPGIGLLYSELVQGIPPIFSHFISNIPSIHSVVVIVSIKPIPLSKVAVEERFLFRQLEPREYRMFRCVARYGYNDRMEEPKEFEQQLIENLKEFIRHEHFVLEGEAPGNVEVEAVQQPNPSSGSSPSIQSFNAARSANSSNRIVSSRIVSVPIRGAEEEMQFVQAEMEKGIVYLLGETEVVAAENASFFKKLIVNYVYDFLRKNFRQGETIMAIPRSRLLRVGMTYEI, from the exons ATGGCGGAGAAAGTGGAGAGCATGAGGGAACCGGCAGAGACAGAACTCACAGAAGGAGAAGAGTTGGAGAAAAAGAATGAGCAGATGAAGGAGAGAAAGGTCTCATGGGCAAAGCTCAGGCGTGTAGACTCCCTCAATTTGGAGGCCGGAAGAGTTACCATGTCTCACCACCACGGCTCACAG GTGAACTGGAGGAGGACGTTGAGTTTGGCATTTCAGAGCATTGGGATTGTGTACGGAGACATAGGAACTTCTCCTCTCTATGTGTATTCTAGCACTTTCACTGATGGCATCGATCACACCGACGACATTATAGGGGTCTTGTCACTCATCATCTACACCATTGCACTCTTGCCCATGCTCAAGTATGTGTTCATCGTCTTGTTCGCTAATGACAACGGCGATG GAGGGACATTTGCGCTGTACTCTTTGATATGCCGGTATGCGAAGGTGAGCTTGATTCCGAATAACCAGCCGGAAGACAGGCAGCTATCCAACTACAAGCTCGACTTACCATCCAATGAGTTGAAACGAGCCCAAACGATTAAGAAGAAGCTGGAAAATAGTAAAATGGCTCAATACATACTCTTCATTGTCACCATTATGGGAACTTCCATGGTAATCGGAGATGGGGTTCTTACTCCATCCATTTCAG TTCTTTCTGCAGTGAGTGGAATCGATTCCTTAGGCAAAA ATGCTGTGGTGGGGGTTTCGGTATTGATCTTGGTCGCTCTCTTCTCTGTTCAACGATTCGGTACCGATAAAGTGGGGTTTGCCTTTGCTCCTATAATCACGGTGTGGTTCCTCTTCATCAGTGGCATTGGTCTCTACAACCTGTTCGTGCATGACATCGGTGTTCTTCGTGCTTTCAATCCCATGTACATGGTCCAGTACTTTCAAAGGAATGGAAAAAAAGGATGGGTTTCGCTTGGGGGAATATTTCTCTGCATTACTG GCACCGAGGCCATGTTTGCTGATCTGGGTCACTTCAATGTCAAAGCAATTCAA GTTAGTTTCTCCTGCGTTACATTTCCTGCGTTAATCACTGCGTATTGTGGCCAAGCAGCATACCTCCGCAAGTTCCCTCACGAAGTCGAGAAAACGTTCTACAGCTCCATCCCAG ATCCTTTGTACTGGCCAACCTTTGTTGTGGCCGTAGCCGCTGCCATTATTGCCAGCCAAGCTATGATTTCGGGGGCGTTCGCAATAATCTCTCAGTCCCTTTCTCTCGGTTGTTTCCCACGAGTTAAGGTCGTTCACACCTCTGCTAACTACGAAGGCCAAGTATACATACCTGAGGTTAACTATATGCTCATGATCGCTTGCGTGGTGGTCACCGCAGCCTTCCAGACAACAGAGAAGATCGGAAACGCTTACGGGATCGCAGTGGTCAGTGTGATGGTGATCACTACAGGTTTACTTACTCTAATCATGCTGGTGATATGGAAGACCAGCATATGGTTGATTGCTCTCTTCCTCGTCGGGTTTCTTTCTATTGAGGTCATCTATTTATCTTCAGTTCTGTACAAATTCGTTCAAGGCGGGTTCCTTCCTCTGGTGTTTTCTTCATTCCTCATGGCAATCATGGCGATTTGGCATTATGTACACAAGAAACGGTACATGTTTGAGCTCAACAACAAGGTTTCAAGCGAATACATGAGACAATTGGCCTCAAATCCCAACATTAACCGCGTCCCTGGAATTGGACTTCTCTATTCTGAGCTCGTCCAAGGAATTCCACCTATATTTTCTCATTTTATTTCTAATATACCCTCCATTCACTCGGTTGTGGTAATTGTTTCTATCAAGCCCATTCCCCTGAGCAAAGTTGCAGTGGAGGAGAGGTTTCTGTTCCGACAGTTGGAGCCAAGAGAGTACCGCATGTTCCGTTGTGTAGCAAGATACGGTTACAATGACAGAATGGAGGAGCCAAAAGAGTTTGAGCAACAACTAATTGAGAACTTGAAGGAGTTCATTCGCCATGAACACTTTGTACTTGAAGGAGAAGCACCCGGGAATGTAGAAGTGGAAGCAGTTCAACAGCCTAACCCTTCGTCTGGTTCCTCACCCTCCATTCAGTCATTCAATGCCGCTAGGTCGGCAAATTCGTCTAACCGGATTGTGTCGAGCCGGATTGTCTCTGTTCCTATCCGAGGGGCCGAAGAGGAAATGCAGTTTGTGCAAGCAGAAATGGAAAAAGGAATAGTGTATCTGCTGGGAGAGACAGAAGTGGTTGCAGCTGAAAACGCATCTTTCTTCAAGAAGCTCATTGTCAACTATGTCTACGATTTCTTGAGGAAAAACTTTAGGCAAGGGGAGACTATAATGGCAATTCCAAGGTCTAGGCTTCTCAGGGTTGGAATGACCTATGAGATTTGA
- the LOC101298801 gene encoding probable S-acyltransferase At3g26935-like, translating into MRKDDGDDLPDGIYVHAQHSNSDRRIMDTPGPSLRVYQVWKGNNKFCFNGRLMFGPDGKSLILTMSLIVVPVILFCSFVSSGLVHMYPHHIGNCIVAIAVVCAIYVVSLLFITASRDPGVIPRSLHPPEPEDDGYMSSMSSEWPGSQNGPPTVPPTKDVMVNGSIVKVKYCHTCMLYRPPRCSHCSICNNCVERFDHHCPWVGQCIGRRNYRFFFMFVVSTAMLCIYVFAFCWVNIMKIMDANHCNLWSALLKSPVSGILILYTFGAAWFVGGLSGFHLYLICTNQTTYENFRYRYTIKMNPYNRGCFENIAEVFCSRIPPSKHNFGEKVKVDSVYTNSTISLGHPMSPEMPKTRYDIEMGKRQAVAAEDLEDLQSQIETVVGLDRLERCGTQPRHSNSNWDQKANWPSSPDIQMLAAEFGMEDGSTTSRQKIGGPNDLK; encoded by the exons ATGAGAAAAGACGACGGCGACGACTTGCCGGACGGAATATACGTGCATGCTCAGCATTCCAACTCCGACCGCCGGATTATGGACACCCCTGGCCCGTCCCTCAGAGTTTATCAAGTTTGGAAAGGAAACAAT AAATTTTGCTTTAATGGCAGACTGATGTTTGGTCCGGATGGCAAGTCATTGATTCTTACTATGTCGCTGATTGTGGTTCCGGTGATCTTGTTTTGTTCTTTCGTTTCTAGTGGACTAGTTCATATGTACCCCCACCATATTGGCAATTGTATTGTGGCTATAGCTGTCGTATGCGCAATCTAT GTTGTTAGTCTTCTCTTCATTACAGCTTCAAGAGATCCTGGTGTTATTCCTCGAAGTCTGCATCCTCCTGAACCAGAAGATGATGGTTATATGTCTAGTATGTCATCTGAGTGGCCGGGAAGTCAGAATGGACCACCGACTGTACCACCCACAAAAGATGTGATGGTTAATGGCTCAATTGTCAAGGTCAAATACTGCCATACATGCATGCTATATCGTCCGCCCCGATGCTCGCACTGCTCTATATGCAACAATTGTGTGGAGCGTTTTGATCACCATTGCCCATGGGTGGGGCAATGTATTGGGAGA AGGAATTATCGATTCTTTTTCATGTTTGTGGTCTCCACAGCCATGCTGTGCATCTATGTCTTTGCCTTCTGCTGGGTAAACATCATGAAAATAATGGATGCTAACCATTGCAATCTCTGGAGTGCTTTATTGAAGTCACCAGTTTCAGGAATTCTAATTCTGTATACATTTGGAGCTGCTTGGTTTGTTGGAGGTCTCAGCGGCTTCCATCTATATTTGATCTGCACCAATCAG ACAACATATGAGAACTTCCGGTATCGGTACACTATCAAGATGAACCCGTATAATCGTGGGTGTTTTGAAAATATTGCGGAAGTCTTCTGCTCTAGGATTCCTCCATCTAAACATAACTTCGGGGAAAAGGTTAAGGTCGATTCTGTCTACACCAATTCAACAATTTCATTAGGTCATCCCATGAGCCCTGAGATGCCTAAAACAAGATATGACATAGAGATGGGAAAACGTCAAGCTGTGGCGGCTGAAGATCTTGAGGATCTACAGAGTCAGATTGAAACTGTTGTTGGATTGGATAGGTTGGAGAGGTGTGGAACTCAGCCGAGACATTCAAATTCAAACTGGGATCAGAAAGCCAACTGGCCATCCTCACCTGATATACAAATGTTGGCTGCTGAGTTCGGAATGGAAGACGGTTCAACGACAAGCAGGCAGAAGATTGGAGGACCTAATGACCTAAAGTAG
- the LOC101305466 gene encoding uncharacterized protein LOC101305466 encodes MGTEDLTVQVLNLSPRVTLRDLITFFSYCGTVQNVQLLRDKEQSPYALVTFWQPYAFQTALLLDDAVFGGNPICILPACVIKIPIESDEDIDESQSKSQGHNISVNKTMERMATSKGLEVMLKESRDELEDSLKLSAEKGRKVVMEQARSVIYAVEQAAGRMGSAIMNKNFVSNVIDKASRSASDFGNRKMQ; translated from the exons ATGGGCACAGAGGATTTAACTGTTCAAGTTCTCAACCTTTCTCCAAGGGTGACCCTCAGAGACCTGATTACCTTCTTCTCCTATTGTGGAACTGTTCAGAATGTCCAGCTCTTGAG AGACAAAGAGCAATCACCCTATGCCTTAGTGACTTTTTGGCAGCCTTATGCTTTCCAAACTGCTCTTCTCCTTGAT GATGCTGTGTTTGGAGGGAACCCCATTTGCATATTACCTGCATGTGTTATAAAAATTCCTATAGAATCAGATGAAGACATTGATGAGTCCCAG AGCAAAAGCCAAGGGCACAACATTTCAGTGAATAAAACTATGGAGCGTATGGCTACATCGAAAGGCCTCGAAGTAATGTTGAAGGAAAGCAGGGATGAGTTGGAGGATAGCTTGAAGCTTTCGGCCGAGAAAGGAAGAAAAGTGGTAATGGAACAAGCAAGATCAGTCATTTATGCAGTTGAGCAAGCAGCAGGTCGCATGGGAAGTGCCATCATGAACAAAAACTTCGTGTCAAATGTAATTGACAAAGCCTCAAGATCTGCCTCAGACTTTGGAAACAGGAAAATGCAATAA
- the LOC101305754 gene encoding probable 3-beta-hydroxysteroid-Delta(8),Delta(7)-isomerase-like: protein MEGSDSALNHPYSPQNVKLPGYVPGFLSQATILGVYGLASLFVVFVTWLISGRAPKKSKLDRWLMCWWAFTGLTHIILEGYFAFSPEFYKDKTACYLAEVWKEYSKGDSRYAFRDAGVVAVEGLTAVIEGPACLLAVYAIAKGKSYSYVLQLAISLGQLYGTAVYFITALLEGDHFAASPFYYNAYYIAANASWIVIPTLISIRSWKRICAAVQAQGQKKNKTH, encoded by the exons ATGGAGGGATCTGACTCTGCTCTGAACCATCCGTACTCGCCTCAAAATGTAAAGCTGCCGGGATATGTACCGGGGTTCCTCTCACAAGCCACCATTCTCGGCGTTTATGGCCTCGCTTCCCTATTCGTCGTTTTCGTTACTTGGCTCATCTCTG GACGAGCCCCGAAGAAATCAAAACTTGATAGATGGCTTATGTGCTGGTGGGCTTTCACCGGCCTCACACATATAATACTTGAAGGTTATTTTGCGTTCTCGCCCGAGTTTTACAAGGATAAGACTGCTTGTTACCTGGCTGAAGTCT GGAAAGAATACAGCAAAGGTGATTCAAGATACGCATTTAGGGATGCAGGAGTTGTTGCTGTAGAAGGATTAACTGCAGTTATAGAGGGTCCGGCTTGCCTTCTTGCAGT GTATGCAATAGCTAAAGGCAAGTCATATAGCTACGTGCTCCAGCTCGCTATTTCTTTGGGGCAGCTCTACGGAACCGCTGTATATTTCATTACAGCCCTCTTGGAAGGTGACCACTTTGCTGCAAGTCCATTTTACTACAACGCATACTACATTGCTGCCAATGCGTCCTGGATCGTTATACCTACGCTCATTTCAATCCGGAGTTGGAAGAGGATCTGTGCAGCAGTACAGGCTCAAGGCCAGAAGAAGAACAAAACTCACTGA
- the LOC101306042 gene encoding uncharacterized protein LOC101306042 has product MDCSALELKVISCQDLKAFNFFQKLSVYADVSIFNEDLKKEQQQQEHLQQRQKTPVDRDGDGNPEWNHMMSFDMKAMSALDDQWNHWFIKFDMRNDGAVLGKSLGKVQVRFKELIEEFNGAVRFMSYQVKTSDGKSNGVLDFSYQVVRKNTSNGIPDSVVSEKTNVVDPTDKVQVQPLYPTLEVESLSRDLFYPSLVEVSSPVPKIPIPSPMLNTQFSLPPHHHRHHHHHHHQAFSPFVQPPTMYWHPSEFTNHGCNFCGNPAGLGQVGMVDYKGPWRTNCPGNRSGLLQAPDPETTTNGRCY; this is encoded by the coding sequence ATGGATTGCAGTGCTCTAGAACTGAAGGTTATATCCTGTCAGGATCTCAAAGCCTTCAATTTCTTCCAGAAGCTTTCCGTCTATGCAGACGTCTCCATCTTCAATGAAGACTTGAAGAAAGAGCAGCAACAGCAAGAACATCTACAGCAGCGCCAGAAAACGCCAGTCGACAGAGATGGAGATGGTAACCCGGAGTGGAATCACATGATGAGCTTCGATATGAAAGCCATGTCAGCTCTTGATGATCAATGGAATCACTGGTTTATCAAGTTCGACATGCGCAATGATGGTGCAGTTCTGGGGAAGAGCCTTGGCAAAGTGCAGGTACGGTTTAAGGAGTTGATTGAGGAGTTCAATGGAGCAGTCAGGTTTATGAGTTATCAAGTGAAGACAAGTGATGGTAAGTCTAACGGGGTCTTGGATTTTTCATACCAGGTAGTTAGGAAGAACACCAGCAATGGAATTCCTGATTCCGTTGTATCTGAAAAAACCAATGTTGTTGATCCTACTGATAAAGTTCAGGTTCAACCTCTTTACCCTACTTTAGAAGTAGAATCCCTGTCCCGTGATCTGTTCTATCCTTCACTAGTTGAGGTCTCCAGTCCTGTACCAAAAATTCCAATCCCTTCTCCAATGCTCAACACTCAGTTTTCGCTTCCTCCTCATCATCATCGTCATCATCATCATCATCACCATCAAGCATTCTCGCCATTTGTTCAACCTCCGACTATGTACTGGCATCCATCAGAGTTCACAAATCATGGCTGCAATTTCTGTGGCAACCCTGCAGGGTTAGGACAAGTTGGGATGGTGGATTATAAGGGTCCGTGGAGGACTAATTGTCCAGGGAATAGAAGTGGTCTTCTTCAAGCTCCAGATCCGGAAACAACTACCAATGGCAGATGCTACTGA
- the LOC101299094 gene encoding uncharacterized protein LOC101299094, with product MKNKASVFLKQIITLLSSIAKAKTMAIKNKTSAAKARLIMFSLVKNKKVLMDTVSHKIHNLLGHHDKDSNQGDDDRAIVLYANQYSHAAGSSRLHTIEDEEEDDNDKYPDLRHCLFDEDENFDDIKAGGSVVDIVKNSRVQGQDFKLEDEIDQVADLFITRFHKQIRLQKLESFKRYKDMLERST from the coding sequence ATGAAGAACAAGGCTTCAGTTTTCTTGAAGCAGATCATCACCTTGCTGAGCTCCATAGCCAAAGCCAAGACAATGGCGATCAAGAACAAAACCAGTGCGGCCAAGGCTCGCCTCATAATGTTCTCTTTGGTCAAGAACAAGAAGGTCTTGATGGACACAGTCTCCCACAAGATTCATAACCTCCTCGGCCACCACGACAAGGACAGCAACCAAGGCGACGACGACCGGGCCATTGTGCTCTACGCCAACCAGTACTCGCATGCCGCTGGCTCGAGCCGCCTGCACACCATTGAAGACGAGGAGGAGGATGACAATGACAAGTACCCCGATCTGAGGCACTGCCTCTTCGACGAGGACGAAAACTTTGATGACATCAAGGCTGGTGGGTCTGTGGTTGATATTGTCAAGAATTCAAGAGTGCAAGGACAGGATTTCAAGCTGGAAGATGAGATAGATCAAGTTGCGGACTTGTTCATCACGAGGTTTCATAAACAGATCCGCTTGCAGAAGCTTGAGTCCTTCAAGAGGTACAAAGACATGCTCGAGAGAAGCACCTAG